One Candidatus Ozemobacteraceae bacterium DNA segment encodes these proteins:
- the pnuC gene encoding nicotinamide riboside transporter PnuC — translation MSRIELFAALLGFINVWLTIRENVWCWPIGIVNVALYVKVFWDAKLYSDMGLQFVYVVLQFWGWYHWLYGGKDRPQPPITLLGKRRFAGWISAAAVGSMALGTLMHVRTDAALPYVDATATVVSLAAQYLMTRKYLECWFLWIFVDVVSVGMYAFKQLWPTTALYALFLVMATSGYVVWRRSWKKEESLRAA, via the coding sequence ATGAGCCGGATCGAACTTTTCGCGGCTCTCCTCGGCTTCATCAACGTCTGGCTGACCATCCGCGAGAACGTCTGGTGCTGGCCGATCGGCATCGTCAACGTCGCGCTGTACGTGAAGGTGTTCTGGGACGCGAAATTGTACAGCGACATGGGGCTGCAGTTCGTCTACGTCGTGCTCCAGTTCTGGGGCTGGTATCACTGGCTGTACGGCGGAAAAGACCGGCCCCAGCCGCCGATCACCCTTCTGGGGAAACGCCGGTTCGCCGGCTGGATCTCGGCCGCGGCGGTCGGTTCGATGGCGCTGGGCACCCTCATGCACGTGCGCACCGATGCCGCGCTTCCCTACGTCGACGCGACGGCCACGGTCGTCAGCCTCGCGGCGCAGTATCTGATGACGCGCAAGTATCTCGAGTGCTGGTTTTTGTGGATCTTCGTCGATGTCGTCAGCGTTGGCATGTATGCCTTCAAGCAACTGTGGCCCACGACGGCGCTGTATGCGCTGTTCCTTGTCATGGCGACGAGCGGGTATGTCGTCTGGAGACGGTCATGGAAGAAGGAAGAAAGCCTGCGCGCGGCCTGA
- a CDS encoding DUF362 domain-containing protein, with protein MTESTVAILRTSPRTVLSDYHELMNLAGYQQTIDRAVDTALKINISWHFFFPAASTTPWQLEGVIRAMKADGYDPNLIHGCHNRTVVIDAHLGERENKQVNVVNAHGLRNVHLYESGEWIDIRDAVGDLTKEFLVLNEVYPDGFAIPKRFIGENIIHLPTVKTHVFTTTTGAMKNAFGGLLNERRHWTHPVIHETLVDLLMIQKKIHRGVFAVMDGTFAGDGPGPRCMVPHVKNVILASSDQVAIDAVAAKLMGFDPLKDCKFIRLAHERGLGCGDPKKIKIVGDRDAAEQNWNFDGPFKEMTFASRNQHRIYWGPLKGPLEWSLKTWLAPWAYVASVIYHDLVWYPLNAKRHLRKAERSEWGRLFAGWESVTPAPDGRGYADLPAPGSAHVKLDASHLWEGLRLVGMAIRESPEWKARLAPREKAG; from the coding sequence ATGACTGAATCGACTGTTGCCATTCTCCGCACGAGCCCGCGCACCGTGCTTTCCGATTATCACGAGCTGATGAACCTCGCGGGGTATCAGCAGACGATCGACCGGGCCGTCGATACGGCGCTCAAAATCAATATTTCGTGGCATTTTTTCTTTCCGGCCGCATCGACCACACCCTGGCAGTTGGAAGGCGTGATCCGGGCCATGAAGGCGGACGGATACGATCCCAACCTGATCCACGGCTGCCACAACCGCACCGTCGTGATCGACGCCCACCTGGGCGAGCGAGAGAACAAGCAGGTCAACGTCGTGAACGCGCACGGCCTGCGCAACGTGCACCTGTATGAGAGCGGCGAGTGGATCGACATCCGTGATGCGGTGGGCGATCTCACGAAGGAATTCCTCGTGCTGAACGAGGTGTATCCCGACGGGTTCGCGATTCCCAAACGATTTATAGGCGAGAATATAATTCACCTGCCGACCGTGAAGACGCACGTGTTCACCACGACGACCGGGGCGATGAAGAACGCGTTCGGGGGCCTTCTGAACGAGCGGCGCCACTGGACGCACCCGGTCATCCACGAGACGCTGGTCGATCTGCTGATGATCCAGAAGAAGATCCATCGCGGCGTGTTCGCGGTGATGGACGGCACGTTCGCCGGCGACGGCCCCGGGCCGCGCTGCATGGTGCCACATGTGAAGAACGTCATTCTCGCTTCGTCCGACCAGGTGGCCATCGACGCGGTCGCGGCGAAACTGATGGGCTTCGATCCGCTCAAAGACTGCAAGTTCATCCGGCTCGCGCACGAGCGCGGCCTCGGCTGCGGCGACCCGAAGAAGATAAAAATCGTCGGCGATAGAGATGCTGCCGAACAGAACTGGAACTTCGACGGCCCGTTCAAGGAGATGACGTTCGCCTCGCGCAACCAGCATCGCATCTACTGGGGCCCCCTCAAGGGGCCGCTCGAGTGGTCGCTCAAGACGTGGCTGGCGCCGTGGGCATACGTAGCATCCGTTATATATCATGACCTGGTCTGGTATCCGCTGAACGCGAAACGGCACCTGCGGAAAGCCGAGCGCAGCGAGTGGGGCCGGCTGTTCGCGGGGTGGGAGAGCGTGACGCCCGCCCCTGACGGCCGCGGGTATGCCGACCTGCCCGCTCCCGGCTCGGCCCATGTGAAACTCGACGCGAGCCACCTCTGGGAAGGCCTGCGGCTCGTCGGCATGGCGATCAGGGAGTCGCCGGAGTGGAAAGCCCGGCTGGCGCCGCGGGAGAAGGCAGGGTAG
- a CDS encoding clostripain-related cysteine peptidase — MKQIARILVTVFVLACMAQGMALAAEKEWTFMVFINADNNLDEYGVADQEEMAAVGSSDRLDIVTLIDRYAGPATMNHIEKGRITKLSDEGELDMGDWRELVRFAKTAMARFPAKHYALVVWNHGAGWKLKGAALKGISYDDTSNNHITTNQLGDAMREIRDAAGRNIDLFCMDACLMQMFEVAWAVRDACDYIVASEETVPGDGYPYTEVLRALKPGMGPVEFGMALVNEFRIHYSKDVPQDGPWDLRGRSGTRIVKRTTMSLLDTALLPELRDRLDGFCGAIMAGNHAAALNEALKKAEHFSYYDNVDLKDLFDTLKSNMKDPAVLGAIAAFNESFKRTILANGTTGTTDNGETPGGDDSDWLTGRWPMPVAATGLAIYFPEKASNFSPAYDDLDFTAVSQWDEMLRDHFRKTAAGRVTADLDRGSLDALRDQLNETGPLARETGRAAADAAAFMLHTEGGQPPSLAVEARSLLGALRAR, encoded by the coding sequence ATGAAACAGATCGCCCGGATTCTCGTGACGGTGTTCGTCCTCGCCTGTATGGCGCAGGGCATGGCCCTTGCTGCCGAGAAGGAATGGACCTTCATGGTGTTCATCAACGCCGACAACAACCTCGACGAGTACGGCGTCGCCGACCAGGAAGAGATGGCCGCCGTCGGCAGCAGCGACCGGCTCGATATCGTCACCCTGATCGACCGGTATGCCGGCCCCGCGACGATGAACCACATCGAAAAAGGCCGCATCACGAAGCTGTCAGACGAAGGCGAGCTCGACATGGGCGACTGGCGCGAGCTGGTGCGGTTTGCGAAAACCGCGATGGCGCGCTTCCCGGCGAAGCATTACGCGCTCGTCGTCTGGAACCACGGGGCCGGCTGGAAGTTGAAGGGCGCCGCGTTGAAGGGCATTTCCTACGACGATACCAGTAACAATCACATCACGACGAACCAGCTCGGCGATGCGATGCGCGAGATCCGCGACGCGGCGGGGCGGAACATCGACCTGTTCTGCATGGATGCCTGCCTGATGCAGATGTTCGAGGTCGCCTGGGCCGTGCGCGACGCCTGCGACTACATCGTCGCATCGGAAGAAACCGTACCGGGCGACGGCTATCCCTATACCGAAGTCCTGCGCGCCCTCAAGCCGGGCATGGGACCCGTCGAGTTCGGAATGGCGCTCGTCAACGAGTTCCGCATCCATTACAGTAAAGACGTTCCGCAGGATGGTCCATGGGATCTCCGAGGGCGGAGCGGAACCCGCATCGTGAAGCGCACGACGATGTCGCTGCTCGACACCGCCCTCCTGCCGGAACTGAGAGACCGGCTCGACGGTTTCTGCGGGGCGATCATGGCCGGCAACCATGCGGCTGCGCTGAATGAGGCCCTGAAAAAGGCCGAGCATTTCTCGTATTACGACAACGTCGATCTGAAGGACCTGTTCGACACCCTGAAATCGAACATGAAGGACCCGGCGGTTCTCGGCGCCATCGCGGCGTTCAACGAGAGCTTCAAACGCACGATTCTCGCCAACGGCACGACCGGCACGACGGACAACGGCGAAACGCCGGGCGGGGACGACTCCGACTGGCTGACCGGCCGCTGGCCGATGCCGGTGGCGGCGACGGGGCTTGCGATCTACTTCCCCGAGAAGGCCTCGAACTTCTCTCCGGCCTACGACGATCTCGATTTCACGGCTGTCTCGCAGTGGGACGAGATGCTTCGCGACCATTTCCGCAAAACCGCCGCCGGCCGCGTGACGGCCGATCTCGACCGCGGCAGCCTCGACGCCCTCCGCGATCAACTGAACGAGACCGGTCCGCTTGCCCGCGAGACGGGCCGGGCGGCTGCCGATGCCGCCGCCTTCATGCTGCACACCGAGGGCGGGCAGCCCCCTTCGCTTGCCGTCGAGGCGCGGAGTCTCCTCGGTGCATTGCGGGCCCGCTGA
- a CDS encoding TetR/AcrR family transcriptional regulator: MATPRQKQRNERMLHAALDEFSRQGYHQASVDTIARKAKVSKATIYSHFGTKEALFLAVFDLVLHTTLRPPAIDLNVMSLEDGVRQGVRQLFTQVADTPEARFFFQCMTSDAGLLDEELRNHLANRFIAASLGEMKELEKAQKAGLVSPHLNIELIHHALIGMVLQAFRFWWSREKVLSADILADQLSEFFLFGLAGPRPSPAPSKAAPKIYSRTNTKNRRGKHP; the protein is encoded by the coding sequence ATGGCGACACCCAGGCAGAAACAGCGCAACGAGCGCATGCTTCACGCTGCGCTCGACGAGTTTTCACGGCAGGGATACCACCAGGCGAGCGTCGACACGATCGCCCGCAAGGCGAAAGTCAGCAAGGCAACCATCTACAGCCATTTCGGAACCAAGGAAGCCCTGTTCCTCGCCGTGTTCGACCTCGTTCTGCACACCACGCTCCGCCCCCCCGCCATCGATCTGAATGTCATGTCTCTCGAGGACGGTGTTCGACAGGGCGTCCGGCAACTGTTCACACAGGTCGCCGACACGCCTGAAGCGCGCTTTTTCTTCCAGTGCATGACGTCCGACGCGGGGCTGCTGGATGAGGAGCTTCGCAACCATCTCGCGAACAGGTTCATCGCGGCGAGCCTCGGCGAGATGAAGGAGCTCGAAAAAGCCCAGAAGGCCGGCCTGGTTTCGCCCCATCTCAATATCGAACTCATTCACCACGCGCTCATCGGCATGGTACTCCAGGCCTTCCGGTTCTGGTGGTCACGCGAAAAGGTTCTCTCCGCCGATATCCTCGCGGACCAGCTATCGGAGTTTTTCCTGTTCGGCCTGGCCGGACCGCGTCCCTCCCCGGCTCCGTCGAAAGCCGCCCCGAAAATATATTCCAGGACGAATACAAAAAACAGAAGAGGCAAACATCCATGA
- a CDS encoding TolC family protein — MISRHLGFRFPRLIAPAFSLFLLACTMGSAQTASEPSVPISSPSAEQTPLESTVTADSPGTASAAAVMTLAECLASALDTNPGVLSAEDETRAAKQRLNRANSNLLPRLRAEETFTNFRHTSEIMGMPFGKEQLQLKGIKLSQPIYTGGALENGVNAARAGVNIQKYAETRRREDMARSVAEAWFGLLSARAMEEVASQALFDTLGHERHVRNMLEAGVAVRDDLLKVQVSVLERRENVVKARNAIDLAKARLEMLTGLPIAPAAIPVPTNPDTTPELSEEHAVSLATRSHPLLRAAREAVRIQDFSAKAAKGALLPNVALQWNWSSGNQFNNAQDNWDATVYVGLNIFDAGETRSKVREARAAKSKATHDLEDLERNILLAIHQAFLRIEEARARLDLSTQAEAQAAESLRLTEERFKAGAVTSQHLLDAESALVSARQRRVTAGFDQALARIALWHAAGGLEHALLPLK, encoded by the coding sequence ATGATCTCCCGCCATCTTGGTTTCAGGTTTCCCCGGCTCATCGCCCCGGCGTTCTCGCTGTTCCTGCTCGCATGCACCATGGGATCCGCTCAGACAGCGTCCGAGCCTTCAGTCCCGATATCATCGCCATCCGCCGAGCAAACTCCGCTCGAGTCGACGGTGACGGCGGATTCGCCCGGCACGGCCTCGGCAGCCGCCGTCATGACCCTGGCCGAGTGTCTCGCGTCGGCCCTCGACACGAATCCCGGCGTCCTGTCGGCGGAGGATGAAACCCGGGCTGCGAAGCAGCGCCTGAACAGGGCAAACAGCAATCTCCTCCCCCGGCTCAGGGCCGAGGAAACGTTCACGAACTTCCGCCACACGTCTGAGATCATGGGCATGCCGTTCGGGAAGGAACAGCTCCAGTTGAAAGGCATCAAGCTCTCCCAGCCGATCTACACCGGCGGCGCGCTCGAAAACGGCGTCAACGCCGCACGAGCGGGCGTGAACATTCAAAAGTATGCCGAAACCCGGCGCCGCGAGGACATGGCCCGCTCGGTCGCCGAAGCCTGGTTCGGCCTTCTGAGCGCCCGCGCCATGGAGGAAGTGGCATCGCAGGCCCTGTTCGACACGCTCGGTCACGAACGGCACGTGCGGAACATGCTCGAAGCTGGCGTTGCCGTCCGCGACGACCTCCTCAAGGTCCAGGTTTCCGTGCTCGAGCGCCGCGAGAACGTCGTAAAAGCCCGCAACGCCATCGACCTTGCGAAGGCGCGTCTGGAGATGCTGACCGGCCTTCCGATCGCCCCGGCCGCGATCCCCGTTCCCACGAACCCCGACACGACGCCGGAACTGAGCGAGGAGCACGCCGTCTCCCTCGCCACCCGCAGTCACCCCCTCCTTCGCGCCGCTCGAGAGGCGGTCCGCATCCAGGACTTCTCGGCGAAGGCCGCGAAGGGAGCCCTGTTGCCGAACGTCGCTCTCCAGTGGAACTGGAGCTCGGGCAACCAGTTCAACAACGCCCAGGACAACTGGGACGCCACCGTTTACGTCGGGCTGAACATATTCGACGCGGGAGAAACCCGCAGCAAGGTCCGCGAAGCCCGGGCCGCCAAAAGCAAGGCGACCCACGACCTCGAAGATCTCGAACGCAATATATTACTTGCTATTCACCAGGCGTTTCTCCGTATCGAGGAGGCGCGAGCCCGGCTCGACCTGTCGACCCAGGCTGAGGCGCAGGCCGCCGAATCTCTGCGCCTGACCGAAGAACGGTTCAAGGCCGGCGCCGTCACCTCCCAGCATCTGCTCGACGCCGAGTCGGCGCTCGTCTCGGCCCGTCAGCGCCGCGTCACCGCCGGCTTCGACCAGGCTCTCGCCCGCATCGCTCTCTGGCACGCCGCCGGCGGCCTCGAACACGCCCTTCTTCCCCTGAAATAG
- a CDS encoding efflux RND transporter periplasmic adaptor subunit has product MTSLPKNQRIKYILFAILLFVFLHNGFLSAGPSGDPVPVTLLTPAIGSVEWIERTTGELVAPQRATLQLKASGFVDRVLVREGDRVRKGQPLAVLDLEDANIALDQAKTAVTSAESQVAAASAALETARVAKKQAQIRLETATRDFDRAKSLREKDTIPQQQFDQIEGQFKLAQNGVEVADRQIMQAEAALSAAKTLVATANVGVRAARRRLDNSTLLAPFDGLVTSKSLMEHEPSDRQTLTLVDDSELELRIRLPERVLPFLTLGARVIVRSPLVSEPVITGVNTIIPAIDRKTLTFEAIAVIPNADHKLSHGGYADVDTVVRENLGTRIVPAGIVRITSDGTGATQGAARSGYVFTVRDGKAHKTPVTVGFSRGNRISILSGLASDTPIVDSGFDQLVDGAPVTVGNEAAR; this is encoded by the coding sequence ATGACATCGCTTCCCAAAAACCAGCGAATAAAATATATATTATTTGCAATATTGTTGTTCGTCTTTCTCCACAACGGGTTTCTTTCTGCCGGGCCGTCGGGCGACCCGGTCCCCGTGACGCTCCTGACGCCCGCGATCGGTTCGGTCGAGTGGATCGAACGCACGACCGGGGAACTGGTCGCGCCCCAGCGCGCGACGCTCCAGCTCAAGGCATCCGGCTTCGTCGACCGCGTGCTGGTCCGCGAGGGTGACCGGGTCCGCAAAGGCCAGCCTCTCGCCGTGCTCGATCTCGAAGACGCTAACATCGCCCTCGACCAGGCCAAGACGGCCGTCACATCGGCCGAATCCCAGGTCGCCGCAGCCTCGGCTGCCCTCGAAACCGCCCGCGTCGCGAAGAAACAGGCGCAGATCCGCCTCGAAACCGCGACCCGCGATTTCGATCGCGCGAAGAGCCTCCGCGAGAAAGACACGATTCCCCAGCAGCAGTTCGACCAGATCGAAGGCCAGTTCAAGCTCGCCCAGAACGGCGTCGAGGTGGCCGACCGCCAGATCATGCAGGCCGAGGCGGCGCTGTCGGCGGCCAAAACCCTCGTCGCGACCGCGAACGTCGGCGTCCGCGCCGCCAGGCGCCGGCTCGACAACTCGACGCTCCTCGCGCCGTTCGACGGGCTGGTCACGTCGAAATCGCTCATGGAGCACGAGCCGAGCGACAGGCAAACCCTCACCCTCGTCGACGATTCGGAGCTCGAACTCCGCATCCGCCTTCCCGAGCGCGTTCTCCCATTCCTCACCCTCGGAGCCCGCGTGATCGTCCGTTCGCCGCTCGTGTCGGAACCGGTGATCACCGGCGTGAACACGATCATCCCGGCGATCGACCGCAAGACGCTGACGTTCGAAGCGATCGCCGTCATTCCGAATGCAGACCACAAGCTGAGCCACGGAGGCTACGCCGACGTCGACACGGTCGTCCGCGAGAACCTCGGAACCCGCATCGTGCCGGCAGGCATCGTGAGAATCACGAGTGACGGCACCGGGGCGACCCAGGGCGCCGCCCGATCCGGCTACGTCTTCACCGTTCGCGACGGAAAGGCCCATAAAACACCCGTGACGGTCGGCTTCTCGCGCGGCAACCGCATTTCCATCCTGTCCGGCCTCGCCAGCGACACGCCGATCGTCGACAGCGGCTTCGACCAGCTCGTCGACGGCGCGCCTGTCACGGTCGGGAACGAGGCCGCCCGATGA